One window of Xylocopa sonorina isolate GNS202 chromosome 9, iyXylSono1_principal, whole genome shotgun sequence genomic DNA carries:
- the Ran gene encoding RAN, member RAS oncogene family encodes MAQEADIPTFKCVLVGDGGTGKTTFVKRHLTGEFEKKYVATLGVEVHPLIFHTNRGPIRFNVWDTAGQEKFGGLRDGYYIQGQCAVIMFDVTSRVTYKNVPNWHRDLVRVCENIPIVLCGNKVDIKDRKVKAKSIVFHRKKNLQYYDISAKSNYNFEKPFLWLARKLIGDPNLEFVAMPALLPPEVTMDPQWQQQIEKDLKEAQETALPEDDEDL; translated from the exons ATGGCACAAGAAGCTGATATACCCACTTTCAAATGCGTACTGGTCGGCGACGGTGGTACTGGGAAAACCACGTTTGTCAAACGGCATTTAACCGGTGAATTTGAAAAGAAGTATGTCGCAACGTTGGGTGTAGAGGTGCATCCACTCATCTTTCACACGAACCGCGGTCCGATTCGTTTCAATGTCTGGGACACGGCCGGTCAAGAAAAGTTCGGTGGTCTCAGGGATGGGTATTACATTCAAGGACAATGTGCTGTAATCATGTTCGATGTTACGTCGAGAGTTACGTACAAAAATGTACCCAATTGGCACAGAGATTTGGTTCGAGTATGTGAAAATATACCTATCGTGCTGTGCGGTAATAAAGTTGACATTAAGGACAGAAAAGTAAAGGCCAAGAGCATCGTTTTCCATAGAAAGAAGAATTTGCAG TACTACGATATCAGTGCCAAGAGCAACTACAATTTCGAGAAGCCTTTCTTATGGTTGGCGCGAAAATTGATCGGCGATCCAAATCTCGAATTCGTTGCGATGCCGGCTCTTCTTCCACCAGAAGTTACAATGGACCCACAATGGCAGCAACAGATCGAAAAGGACCTCAAAGAAGCCCAGGAGACTGCGTTACCAGAAGACGATGAGGATCTTTAG